One window of the Microvirga mediterraneensis genome contains the following:
- a CDS encoding c-type cytochrome, which yields MKRIFVALIVIVALAGAILWYLTDPARQMANLGSMPTGQPDLENGRNLFFVGGCTSCHARPNDPDKLKLGGGYALKSPFGTFHVPNISPHKTDGIGAWSLEQFVAAMRFGIIPKVQAASASASEPRHTTCCDNAYPAFPYTSYQRMSREDLRDLFAFIMTLAPVEGRAPDHELPFPYNIRRGVGLWKLAFLDGKVFEPDPSKPAIWNRGAFLVNGPGHCAECHSERNAAGAIIEDRRFAGGPDPEGRGIVPNITPHPTGIGGWTQDDLATLLKTGETPNFDTVGGPMGAVVANTAHLSEADRQAMAEYLLSLPPRPGFKKPE from the coding sequence ATGAAGCGTATCTTTGTTGCCCTTATCGTGATCGTCGCATTAGCCGGGGCCATCCTCTGGTATCTGACGGACCCCGCCCGGCAGATGGCGAACCTCGGATCGATGCCGACAGGGCAGCCGGATTTGGAGAATGGCCGCAATCTGTTCTTCGTCGGCGGGTGCACGTCCTGCCATGCAAGGCCGAACGACCCTGACAAGCTGAAGCTCGGAGGAGGCTATGCGCTGAAATCGCCCTTCGGCACCTTCCACGTCCCGAATATCTCGCCCCATAAGACCGACGGCATCGGGGCTTGGTCCCTCGAGCAGTTCGTGGCGGCAATGCGATTCGGAATCATCCCCAAGGTTCAGGCTGCAAGCGCCTCCGCGAGCGAGCCGAGGCACACGACCTGTTGCGACAATGCCTACCCGGCCTTTCCCTATACGAGCTATCAGCGGATGAGCCGGGAGGACCTGCGGGACCTCTTCGCCTTCATCATGACGCTTGCGCCTGTCGAAGGTCGTGCTCCCGATCACGAGCTGCCTTTTCCCTATAACATCCGCCGCGGTGTCGGCCTGTGGAAGCTCGCTTTCCTGGACGGGAAGGTCTTCGAGCCGGATCCGTCCAAGCCGGCAATCTGGAACCGGGGCGCCTTTCTGGTGAACGGGCCGGGGCACTGCGCCGAATGCCACAGCGAGCGCAACGCCGCGGGCGCCATCATCGAAGACCGGCGCTTCGCTGGCGGACCCGACCCGGAGGGCAGGGGTATCGTTCCCAACATCACTCCGCATCCGACCGGCATCGGAGGCTGGACGCAAGATGACCTCGCGACCCTGTTGAAGACGGGCGAGACGCCGAATTTCGACACGGTCGGCGGGCCGATGGGCGCCGTGGTGGCCAACACGGCCCATCTGTCCGAGGCGGATCGTCAGGCCATGGCGGAATACCTCCTGTCCCTGCCTCCGAGGCCAGGCTTCAAGAAGCCGGAATAG